One region of Halomonas huangheensis genomic DNA includes:
- the iolG gene encoding inositol 2-dehydrogenase: protein MRLALIGAGRIGKVHARTIDLNPEVTLAAVADVHVEAAEALAQQYGVRAISAEDMFEDDQIDGVLIASSTPTHADYLERAARSGKAVLCEKPIALDLARTREALRVLGTHPVTCALGFNRRHDPQFAALKRAIVDGRIGDLETLTIISRDPSPPPAEYVGASGGLFRDMMIHDFDMARWLLDEPIVQVQAQGSCLIDPAIGEAGDVDTAMVILVTASGRLCHINNSRRACYGYDQRIEAFGSAGMLQASNETETRLRFTGEPGQVEEKPKWFFLERYAEAYSAEIHDFVDAWQQQRAPLAGAEDGLEALRLAEAAQQSLQHRRSVSLDEID, encoded by the coding sequence ATGAGACTCGCCCTGATCGGTGCTGGACGCATCGGTAAGGTTCATGCTCGAACCATTGACCTCAACCCTGAGGTGACCCTAGCCGCGGTTGCCGACGTCCATGTCGAGGCCGCCGAGGCGCTTGCCCAGCAGTACGGTGTGAGAGCCATCAGCGCCGAGGACATGTTCGAGGACGATCAGATTGATGGCGTGTTGATTGCCTCCAGCACGCCGACCCATGCCGACTATCTTGAACGGGCTGCACGGTCCGGCAAGGCGGTGTTGTGTGAGAAGCCGATCGCGCTTGATCTCGCGCGCACTCGTGAGGCGCTGAGGGTATTGGGAACGCATCCAGTAACCTGCGCGTTGGGCTTCAACCGCCGCCACGACCCTCAGTTTGCGGCGCTGAAACGGGCCATTGTTGATGGACGAATCGGTGACCTGGAGACGCTGACCATCATCAGCCGAGATCCGTCTCCGCCGCCTGCAGAGTATGTCGGGGCATCCGGGGGGCTGTTCCGCGACATGATGATTCATGACTTCGACATGGCTCGCTGGTTGCTCGACGAACCGATCGTTCAGGTGCAGGCACAGGGCAGTTGCCTGATTGATCCGGCGATTGGCGAGGCCGGTGACGTGGATACCGCCATGGTCATTCTTGTAACCGCCAGTGGTCGGCTTTGCCACATCAACAACTCGCGTCGTGCCTGTTATGGCTACGACCAACGCATAGAGGCCTTTGGTAGTGCCGGTATGCTCCAGGCGAGCAACGAAACCGAGACTCGATTGCGCTTCACCGGTGAGCCCGGCCAGGTGGAGGAGAAGCCGAAATGGTTCTTCCTCGAACGCTACGCCGAGGCCTACAGCGCCGAGATCCACGACTTCGTCGATGCCTGGCAGCAGCAGCGCGCTCCTCTGGCTGGTGCAGAAGATGGCCTGGAGGCTCTGCGTCTGGCTGAGGCAGCGCAGCAGTCGCTGCAGCATAGACGCTCGGTGAGTCTCGATGAGATTGACTGA
- the iolB gene encoding 5-deoxy-glucuronate isomerase — protein sequence MTSLLVRPSSPDMQGKVLEVTPETAGWEHVGFRVHTLARGQHLEASTAGREHCLVLLSGRATVSCGEHRWEDIGERMNIFERMPPYAIYLPDGVSYSVEATTDLELAVCSAPGYGNHEPRLIAPEQIKCSTRGSGTNTRHIQDILPETEPADSLLVVEVYTPAGNWSSYPPHKHDVDNLPEESILEETYYHRLDPSQGFAFQRVYTDDRSLDETMAVEDGCCVMVPRGYHPVGAPHGYELYYLNVMAGPKRQWKFQNDPAHEWIVNK from the coding sequence ATGACGTCATTACTGGTTCGTCCCTCATCACCCGATATGCAAGGCAAGGTTCTTGAGGTAACCCCGGAAACTGCTGGTTGGGAGCATGTCGGTTTTCGCGTTCACACACTGGCCCGTGGTCAGCATCTTGAAGCCAGCACCGCCGGTCGCGAGCACTGTCTGGTGTTGCTTTCCGGCCGTGCCACGGTGAGCTGTGGTGAACATCGCTGGGAAGATATTGGCGAGCGCATGAATATCTTCGAGAGGATGCCACCCTATGCCATCTATCTGCCGGATGGGGTGAGCTATAGCGTGGAGGCTACCACCGACCTCGAGTTGGCGGTGTGCAGTGCGCCCGGCTACGGCAACCATGAACCGCGGCTGATTGCCCCCGAGCAGATCAAATGCAGTACCAGGGGCAGTGGCACCAACACGCGCCATATTCAGGATATTCTGCCGGAAACCGAACCTGCCGACAGTCTTCTGGTCGTCGAGGTCTACACCCCGGCCGGTAATTGGTCGAGCTACCCGCCACACAAGCATGATGTGGACAATCTGCCCGAGGAGTCGATTCTCGAAGAAACCTATTACCATCGCCTTGATCCGTCTCAGGGTTTCGCCTTCCAGAGGGTCTACACCGATGATCGCTCGTTGGACGAGACCATGGCAGTGGAAGATGGTTGCTGCGTGATGGTCCCACGAGGCTACCATCCCGTCGGCGCTCCTCACGGCTATGAACTCTACTACCTCAACGTGATGGCGGGCCCCAAGCGCCAATGGAAATTCCAGAACGACCCAGCTCACGAGTGGATCGTCAATAAATAG
- a CDS encoding OsmC domain/YcaO domain-containing protein, with product MEIKVNFLDNLRLEASFDDFTVITDQPIRYKGDGSAPSPFDYFLASSALCAAYFVKVYCVARDIPTENIRLSQNNIVDPENRYNQIFRIQVELPEDLSDKDRQGILRSIERCTVKKVVQTGPEFQIETVDNLDEDAQALLMATPEESASTWIEGKDLPLEQTISNMTGMLEKLGMKVEIASWRNIVPHVWSLHIRDAASPMCFTNGKGSTKESALCSALGEFIERLSCNFFYNDQFFGEEIANSEFVHYPNEKWFKPGPDDELPEGLLDDYCLAIYNPDGELCGSNLIDTNSGNVERGIVSLPFVRQSDGEEVYFPSNLIENLYLSNGMSAGNTLVEAQVQCLSEIFERAVKREIIEQEISLPDVPLEVLKRYPDILEGVEALEAQGFPILVKDASLGGRFPVACVTLMNPKTGGVFASFGAHPSFQVALERSLTELMQGRSFEGLNDFLPPTFNSLAVTEPNNFVEHFIDSSGVVSWRFFSSKADIEFCEWDFSGTNEQEVASLMGILEELDKEVYMAVHTDLGAPVCRILVPGYSEVYPVEDLIWDNTNMALDYREDILNIHALSDEQLADLLERLEESQIDEHMDIITLIGIEFDENTVWGQLTILELKLLIQLALQQHEEALERVAMFLQYNDNTIVRGLFYQAMQAALEIVLDDELELGDYLYNLERMFGKETMQAVVGSVNGEVRFHGLTPTSMQLEGLEKHQRLIESYRKLHAARAALAGM from the coding sequence ATGGAAATCAAGGTCAACTTTCTCGACAACCTCCGGCTTGAAGCGAGTTTTGATGACTTTACTGTCATCACGGATCAGCCTATCCGCTACAAGGGTGATGGCTCTGCGCCGAGTCCGTTCGACTACTTCCTGGCGTCTTCGGCGTTGTGCGCAGCCTATTTCGTCAAGGTCTACTGCGTGGCTCGCGATATTCCTACCGAGAATATTCGGCTGTCGCAGAACAACATTGTCGATCCGGAGAATCGCTACAACCAGATCTTCCGTATCCAGGTAGAGTTGCCTGAGGATCTGTCCGACAAGGATCGCCAGGGGATTCTGCGCTCCATCGAACGCTGCACGGTCAAAAAGGTAGTGCAGACGGGGCCGGAGTTTCAGATCGAGACCGTCGATAATCTCGATGAAGATGCCCAGGCGCTACTGATGGCGACGCCAGAGGAGAGTGCCAGCACCTGGATTGAGGGCAAGGATCTGCCGCTGGAGCAGACGATTTCCAACATGACCGGCATGCTTGAGAAGCTGGGCATGAAGGTCGAGATTGCTTCATGGCGCAACATCGTGCCGCATGTCTGGTCACTGCATATTCGTGATGCAGCATCGCCGATGTGCTTTACCAACGGCAAGGGCTCGACCAAGGAGAGTGCTCTGTGCTCGGCGTTGGGCGAGTTCATCGAACGCCTGAGCTGCAACTTCTTCTACAACGATCAGTTTTTTGGCGAAGAGATCGCCAACAGTGAGTTCGTTCATTATCCGAATGAGAAGTGGTTCAAGCCAGGGCCGGATGATGAACTGCCGGAAGGGCTGCTGGATGACTACTGTCTGGCGATCTACAACCCGGACGGTGAGCTGTGTGGCTCGAACCTGATTGATACCAACTCCGGCAATGTCGAGCGTGGCATCGTTTCCCTGCCGTTCGTGCGTCAGTCGGATGGTGAAGAAGTCTACTTCCCGTCCAACCTGATCGAGAACCTCTATCTCAGCAACGGAATGAGTGCCGGTAACACCCTGGTTGAAGCTCAGGTGCAGTGCCTGTCGGAAATCTTCGAACGCGCGGTGAAACGCGAGATCATCGAACAGGAAATTTCTCTGCCAGACGTGCCGCTGGAAGTGCTGAAACGCTATCCCGATATTCTGGAAGGGGTCGAGGCGCTTGAGGCGCAAGGCTTCCCGATCCTGGTCAAGGATGCGTCACTCGGTGGACGCTTCCCGGTGGCCTGCGTCACGCTGATGAACCCGAAGACCGGCGGTGTATTTGCTTCCTTCGGTGCGCATCCAAGTTTTCAGGTCGCGCTGGAGCGCAGCCTGACTGAGCTGATGCAAGGTCGTAGCTTCGAGGGCCTGAACGACTTTCTGCCACCAACCTTCAACTCGCTGGCGGTCACCGAGCCGAACAACTTCGTCGAGCACTTCATTGACTCGTCTGGTGTTGTCTCCTGGCGCTTCTTCAGCTCCAAAGCCGATATCGAGTTCTGCGAGTGGGACTTCTCGGGTACCAATGAACAGGAAGTGGCCAGCCTGATGGGGATTCTCGAAGAGCTGGACAAGGAGGTCTACATGGCCGTCCATACTGACCTGGGCGCGCCGGTGTGCCGTATTCTGGTGCCTGGCTACTCCGAGGTCTATCCGGTGGAGGATCTGATCTGGGACAACACCAACATGGCGCTCGATTATCGTGAGGATATCCTCAATATCCATGCCCTGAGTGACGAGCAGCTTGCTGATCTGCTGGAGCGTCTGGAAGAGAGCCAGATCGATGAGCACATGGATATCATCACGCTGATCGGCATCGAGTTCGACGAGAACACGGTGTGGGGCCAGCTGACGATTCTTGAACTGAAGCTACTGATCCAACTGGCGCTGCAGCAGCATGAAGAAGCGTTGGAACGGGTCGCGATGTTCCTGCAGTACAACGACAATACCATCGTGCGTGGTCTGTTCTATCAGGCGATGCAGGCGGCGCTCGAGATCGTGCTCGATGACGAGCTGGAACTGGGCGACTATCTCTACAACCTTGAGCGCATGTTCGGCAAGGAGACCATGCAAGCAGTGGTGGGCTCGGTGAACGGCGAAGTTCGTTTCCATGGTCTGACACCCACCAGCATGCAGTTGGAAGGGCTGGAGAAGCACCAGCGGCTGATCGAGAGTTACCGCAAGCTGCACGCCGCGCGTGCGGCTCTGGCTGGCATGTAG
- a CDS encoding sodium:solute symporter family protein, whose product MLNWLLLSCSALILIGLSLHSMRAAGDKDESGFLVANNSLGPFVAAATLVATGYSGFVFIGSPGVAYEYGSLELFSNTFYTPAFLIATLFFANYLRRKAATLGSRTIPEYIAQTHSDGLAGRWLQGIVALIIILLLSVFLVSQIKAIGLLVSGWLGIAPTQGALLITLLVICYTMFGGLRAVAWTDAVMVLGMVLGSCVIAYVVFVEIGLGELIGQLNSQDPQLANPTTGAPYGDSPASALLLLPYAFLWAAALPFMSVRFLAIKKDVSMAKVGIWVAVLGLLLNFTPLAGLYARAYFPELASPDLAMPTFLEHGVGPLMSSVITLFILFAMKSTANSLMHTVSTALSYDLRSALGRHEGFTTTMTFNRLMVMIVGICSFVGMAYLPPVMILWLGILGNGTLMASLFGVTLCSTLWQGNSLGAFASIAAGFCVSAYLLLGTDLGWVQGPLYGCLASAACYIGVSLATRRSMSVAT is encoded by the coding sequence ATGTTGAATTGGTTGCTGTTAAGCTGCTCGGCTCTGATCCTGATCGGCCTGTCGCTCCACTCCATGCGTGCCGCAGGCGACAAGGATGAATCCGGTTTCCTTGTCGCCAACAACTCGCTCGGTCCTTTCGTCGCCGCCGCCACGCTGGTTGCCACTGGCTATAGTGGCTTCGTATTCATCGGCTCGCCTGGCGTGGCCTACGAATATGGTTCACTAGAACTGTTCTCGAACACCTTCTATACCCCGGCGTTTCTGATCGCCACGCTGTTCTTCGCCAACTACCTACGCCGCAAGGCTGCAACATTGGGCAGCCGTACCATTCCCGAGTACATCGCCCAGACCCATTCCGATGGCCTCGCGGGACGTTGGCTGCAGGGCATTGTCGCGCTGATCATCATCCTGTTGTTGAGTGTCTTCCTTGTGTCCCAGATCAAGGCCATCGGCCTGCTGGTATCGGGATGGCTCGGCATCGCCCCTACCCAGGGCGCCCTGCTGATTACCCTGCTGGTCATCTGCTACACGATGTTTGGTGGCCTGCGAGCGGTCGCCTGGACCGACGCCGTCATGGTGCTGGGTATGGTCCTCGGCTCCTGTGTCATCGCTTACGTGGTGTTCGTCGAGATAGGGCTGGGCGAGTTGATCGGCCAGCTCAATAGTCAGGATCCACAGCTCGCCAATCCCACCACTGGCGCCCCTTACGGTGACAGTCCGGCATCGGCACTGCTGTTGTTGCCCTATGCATTCCTGTGGGCAGCGGCTCTGCCATTCATGTCGGTACGCTTTCTGGCGATCAAGAAGGACGTGAGCATGGCGAAAGTCGGTATCTGGGTGGCCGTTCTCGGGTTGCTGTTGAACTTCACACCACTGGCGGGGCTGTATGCCAGAGCCTATTTCCCGGAGCTCGCCAGTCCTGATCTCGCCATGCCGACCTTCCTCGAACACGGTGTTGGTCCCTTGATGTCGAGCGTGATCACTCTCTTCATTCTCTTTGCCATGAAGTCGACCGCCAACTCGCTGATGCACACCGTCTCGACGGCATTATCCTATGACCTGCGTTCAGCGCTGGGCCGCCATGAAGGATTCACGACCACCATGACCTTCAACCGGTTGATGGTCATGATTGTCGGTATCTGCAGCTTTGTCGGTATGGCCTATCTACCGCCGGTAATGATCCTGTGGCTGGGCATCCTGGGCAACGGCACGCTGATGGCGTCGTTGTTTGGCGTGACCTTGTGCTCAACCCTGTGGCAAGGCAATAGCCTCGGGGCTTTCGCTTCCATTGCGGCGGGATTCTGCGTCAGTGCCTACCTACTGCTGGGTACAGACCTTGGCTGGGTCCAGGGACCGCTCTATGGTTGTCTCGCTTCGGCGGCCTGCTATATCGGCGTGAGTCTGGCAACTCGCCGCTCCATGAGCGTGGCTACCTGA
- the argE gene encoding acetylornithine deacetylase yields MSQMSVTDLLAELVAFDTTSHRSNLPLIEFIEAYLADYGVASRRVLDDSGAKANLYATIGPDDRSGIMLSGHTDTVPVTGQTWRVEPFQLTAENERLYGRGTADMKGFLACVLAAVPAMVKADLNVPIHLAFSHDEEVGCLGVRTLINDLAHHPQRPAACVVGEPTSMRLATAHKGKLAVCLKLRGKACHSGMAPEGVNAIHAAARLITWVERKAIEKAQTGPFDERFAIPHTTLQVGVVQGGTALNIVPQDCRIDLEIRNVPADDVDMLLAELMSEASLLEAEMRRIHPEAGIQMERLSAYPGLSMADDEALVGFIVALLDDCTRERIGYGTEGGLFQQELGIPTLICGPGSMDQGHQPDEFVTHEQLARCETFLRRLVIALEASETPALLSKGALA; encoded by the coding sequence ATGTCCCAGATGTCTGTCACCGACCTGCTCGCCGAGCTGGTGGCCTTCGATACCACCAGCCACCGCTCCAACCTGCCGCTGATCGAATTCATCGAGGCATATCTGGCTGATTACGGAGTGGCCTCACGACGTGTCCTCGACGACAGCGGAGCAAAGGCCAACCTCTATGCCACCATTGGCCCCGATGATCGTTCAGGAATCATGCTCTCAGGACACACGGATACCGTGCCGGTCACCGGCCAGACCTGGCGAGTCGAACCATTCCAATTGACCGCCGAGAACGAACGGCTATACGGACGAGGCACCGCCGATATGAAAGGCTTCCTCGCCTGCGTGTTGGCCGCGGTGCCCGCCATGGTCAAGGCGGATCTCAATGTGCCCATCCATCTGGCTTTTTCTCACGATGAAGAAGTGGGTTGCCTGGGTGTCCGTACCCTGATCAACGACCTTGCCCACCACCCACAACGCCCGGCGGCATGTGTGGTCGGTGAACCGACGTCCATGCGTCTGGCCACCGCCCACAAGGGCAAGCTCGCCGTATGCCTGAAGCTACGCGGCAAGGCCTGTCACTCCGGGATGGCCCCCGAGGGAGTCAATGCCATCCATGCCGCTGCTCGACTGATCACCTGGGTGGAGAGAAAGGCAATAGAGAAAGCTCAAACCGGTCCCTTCGACGAGCGCTTCGCGATTCCCCATACCACGCTGCAGGTAGGCGTTGTTCAGGGCGGGACTGCACTCAACATCGTGCCTCAGGATTGTCGCATCGACCTCGAGATCCGCAACGTTCCGGCAGACGATGTCGACATGCTGCTTGCGGAGCTGATGTCAGAAGCGTCGTTGCTGGAAGCCGAGATGCGCAGGATACACCCTGAAGCCGGTATCCAGATGGAACGCCTCAGTGCTTATCCCGGATTGTCGATGGCTGACGATGAAGCGCTGGTGGGGTTCATTGTTGCCCTGCTCGACGACTGCACTCGAGAACGCATCGGCTACGGCACCGAAGGTGGACTCTTTCAGCAGGAATTGGGAATCCCGACTCTGATCTGCGGCCCCGGCAGCATGGATCAGGGTCATCAACCCGATGAATTCGTGACGCACGAGCAGTTGGCACGCTGCGAGACCTTTCTCAGGCGCCTCGTGATCGCATTGGAAGCCTCTGAAACACCAGCTCTCCTCAGCAAAGGGGCTTTGGCATGA
- a CDS encoding DUF1028 domain-containing protein, with amino-acid sequence MTFSIAGFCRETGQFGTAISSSSICVASRCPFVAPGKGVVLTQNVTNPGLGQLGVSLLQQGLNAEQVLARIIENEEYPEWRQLQVLDGQGHSAVHSGMETLGLHATHQGRDCVAGGNMLADTAVIQAMIATFETHEGELAERLLSALEAGLAAGGEMGPVYSAGLKVTDQASWPVVDLRVDWHISPLTELRMVWANYLPQRDAYVCRASRPDQSPSYGVPGDSR; translated from the coding sequence ATGACCTTTTCCATCGCCGGTTTCTGCCGGGAGACTGGGCAGTTCGGTACCGCCATCAGTTCTTCCAGCATCTGTGTCGCCAGCCGCTGTCCCTTCGTTGCCCCGGGCAAGGGGGTGGTACTGACCCAGAACGTCACCAACCCAGGACTGGGCCAGTTGGGCGTGTCACTGTTGCAGCAGGGGCTCAACGCCGAACAGGTGTTGGCGCGGATCATCGAAAACGAGGAGTACCCGGAATGGCGTCAGCTCCAGGTGCTTGATGGGCAGGGCCACAGCGCCGTCCATAGCGGTATGGAGACGCTCGGACTGCACGCCACACATCAGGGTCGCGATTGCGTCGCGGGCGGCAACATGCTGGCAGATACCGCAGTCATCCAGGCCATGATAGCGACCTTCGAGACCCACGAGGGTGAACTTGCCGAGCGATTACTGTCAGCTCTGGAAGCTGGCCTGGCGGCAGGCGGCGAAATGGGACCGGTATATTCAGCGGGACTCAAGGTCACCGATCAGGCCAGTTGGCCAGTGGTTGATCTACGAGTGGACTGGCATATTTCGCCGCTGACCGAATTGCGCATGGTGTGGGCGAACTATCTTCCGCAGCGCGATGCCTACGTCTGTCGCGCAAGTCGTCCCGACCAGTCCCCTTCCTATGGCGTACCGGGAGACTCGCGCTGA
- a CDS encoding RidA family protein — MPTHTRIRMFNTQQTYPNQSLDNDLCQAVRAGNTVYVRGQVGTDFNGNLIGLGDPGSQAEQAMKNVKQLLEEAGSDLSHIVKTTTYITDPRFREPVYREVGKWLKGVFPISTGLVVAGLAQPEWLMEIDVIAVIPEEDTQ; from the coding sequence ATGCCGACTCATACACGAATCCGCATGTTCAATACCCAGCAGACGTACCCCAACCAGAGTCTGGACAATGATCTCTGCCAGGCAGTTCGGGCGGGAAATACGGTTTATGTGCGCGGTCAGGTCGGTACTGACTTCAATGGCAACCTCATCGGCCTGGGCGACCCTGGTTCTCAGGCCGAACAAGCCATGAAGAACGTCAAGCAGCTACTCGAGGAGGCCGGCTCCGACCTCAGCCATATCGTCAAGACCACTACCTATATCACCGACCCCCGCTTTCGTGAGCCGGTTTATCGCGAAGTCGGCAAATGGCTCAAGGGAGTCTTTCCGATCTCCACAGGTCTGGTGGTCGCCGGACTCGCCCAGCCCGAATGGCTGATGGAAATCGACGTCATCGCCGTGATTCCAGAGGAGGACACCCAATGA